A stretch of the Marinobacter sp. JH2 genome encodes the following:
- a CDS encoding NAD(P)H-hydrate dehydratase, translated as MRYADSLPEALYSADSVRAMDRYLIEEQGIDGFDLMQAAARAGFRQLRKHWSSLGSLLVLCGAGNNGGDGYLIAANAQRLGIYVECVAVAPSSKLTGDALRAFEAAKTESVPITEISDLAEGLLQEKLLASDVIVDALLGTGVIGAPRTPFAEVIRAVNQAKRPVLAVDLPSGLDASTGAAAGNVVQAELTVTFIGAKAGLYTGMGPAVCGEVVFEPLATHEQINGCSEQPVARLARWRDCKAGFLPRPLNAHKGRFGHVLIVAGDFGFGGAGIMAAEAASRAGAGLVSLATRPEHVTAALVRCPNVMVRGVVQGSELTTLIEQADVIVCGPGIGKSAWGQQMLQQVLGSTKPRVLDADALNVMATRAAIPFGQHVLTPHPGEAARMLGCSVAEVEADRLVAAQKIQRIWGGVVLLKGAGTVITTGSEMPVVIAGGNPGMATGGMGDVLSGILGAFIGQLNDIGLSTVAAASAHLTAGDKAAERLGYMAMLPTDVINDLPFVLKETDVIGVRNHREEE; from the coding sequence ATGCGCTACGCGGACAGTCTACCAGAAGCCTTGTATTCCGCCGACTCCGTACGAGCGATGGATCGCTATCTTATTGAAGAACAGGGAATTGATGGTTTCGACTTGATGCAGGCAGCGGCCCGGGCAGGATTTCGGCAGCTCAGAAAGCATTGGTCGTCGCTCGGCTCGCTGTTGGTGTTATGCGGTGCGGGAAACAATGGGGGCGATGGTTATCTCATTGCGGCCAATGCGCAGCGTTTGGGCATTTATGTAGAGTGTGTTGCAGTGGCTCCGAGTTCAAAACTCACGGGAGATGCTCTGCGAGCGTTCGAAGCTGCGAAGACGGAAAGTGTGCCGATAACGGAAATTTCCGATTTAGCGGAAGGGTTGCTTCAAGAGAAGCTGTTGGCCTCGGATGTGATTGTAGACGCTCTGCTCGGTACCGGGGTGATCGGTGCGCCACGAACGCCATTTGCCGAGGTGATTCGTGCCGTTAATCAGGCAAAACGGCCAGTGTTGGCCGTCGATTTACCGTCTGGCCTTGACGCCTCAACGGGTGCAGCGGCAGGCAATGTGGTTCAAGCGGAGTTAACCGTTACGTTCATCGGTGCCAAAGCCGGGTTGTATACCGGAATGGGTCCCGCAGTTTGTGGCGAGGTGGTGTTTGAGCCTCTGGCGACGCACGAGCAAATAAATGGGTGCTCAGAGCAGCCGGTTGCGCGCCTTGCTCGCTGGCGGGACTGCAAAGCCGGTTTTTTACCGCGGCCGCTCAATGCCCACAAAGGGCGGTTTGGTCATGTGCTGATTGTAGCGGGTGATTTCGGCTTCGGTGGTGCAGGCATTATGGCAGCCGAGGCGGCTTCGCGCGCAGGCGCAGGTTTGGTGTCACTGGCGACTCGGCCGGAGCATGTGACCGCTGCGCTGGTGCGTTGTCCGAATGTGATGGTGCGCGGGGTTGTCCAAGGTTCAGAGTTGACCACACTGATCGAGCAAGCGGATGTGATTGTGTGTGGCCCCGGAATCGGTAAGTCGGCTTGGGGGCAGCAAATGTTGCAGCAGGTACTGGGTAGCACGAAGCCGAGAGTGCTGGATGCCGATGCGCTTAATGTGATGGCAACTCGCGCGGCGATTCCTTTTGGTCAGCATGTGCTCACTCCGCATCCGGGCGAAGCAGCCCGGATGCTTGGGTGCAGCGTTGCAGAGGTTGAGGCGGATCGGCTGGTCGCTGCGCAGAAGATTCAGCGAATTTGGGGCGGTGTGGTGCTGCTTAAAGGAGCAGGAACTGTCATCACAACGGGCTCCGAAATGCCCGTTGTGATTGCTGGTGGCAATCCGGGAATGGCGACCGGGGGCATGGGTGATGTCCTGTCGGGCATACTGGGCGCTTTCATCGGCCAGTTAAACGACATTGGATTGTCGACCGTTGCAGCAGCATCGGCGCACTTGACCGCTGGGGATAAGGCGGCTGAACGACTGGGCTACATGGCTATGTTGCCCACCGATGTTATCAACGATTTACCTTTTGTTTTGAAGGAAACCGACGTTATCGGCGTCAGAAATCACCGGGAGGAAGAATGA